ATAAAGCGCCAGCCACAGCCAGTCCGGTTTTCAATGATGTTGTTTGGTTCATGCGTCCACCTTTTGGTTTGATAAATGTCAATATTGGTTTGTGTTCCTGGTATAGCAAATGTTGTGCCAGATGATTTTTTGTTTTTTATTAAATACTTGAGTTTTTATCAATGAGATGGGTGTGTGAAATAACACGTTTTTCTGTGTTATTTCACACACTTGATCGGCGGGATGTGAGGGAGATATTATTTGCTGGTCATAGATGCTTTTTGGAGACTAACCACTTGCGTCCATTGTTCTGGGGTCAAAACGGTTTGCATGTGGTCGCGGCATTTGGTTTTTTGTTCTGCTAAAGCGCGGCGCATCGCTGCCATTTCATCAAACTGTTTCATCAGATCGGCTTCACTTGTGCCACTCATGGACGCCTCTGCGAAGGCTTGTTCGGCGGCGACGATTTTTGTGACCACTTCAGCCGCTTTGGAATTGTTTTCGTTGAACCAGCCATCGACTTTGGCTTTTTGTTCGTCATTCAATTTAAGGGTATCCGCTTCTTTTCTAATGATGACCATGTAGTTAGGCATCGGATTAGCGTGCATCATGTTTTTCATGGTCGCTTGTTTCGCGGCAGCTTCGGCATCAATCGGCACGGCTGCGGTAGCCGCAGGCATGGCATGTGCTTCAGTTGTTTTGGCGGCAT
The DNA window shown above is from Candidatus Thiothrix sulfatifontis and carries:
- a CDS encoding Spy/CpxP family protein refolding chaperone, producing the protein MLKPISYLLLSAALVGVAVADDAAKTTEAHAMPAATAAVPIDAEAAAKQATMKNMMHANPMPNYMVIIRKEADTLKLNDEQKAKVDGWFNENNSKAAEVVTKIVAAEQAFAEASMSGTSEADLMKQFDEMAAMRRALAEQKTKCRDHMQTVLTPEQWTQVVSLQKASMTSK